In the genome of Stomoxys calcitrans chromosome 4, idStoCalc2.1, whole genome shotgun sequence, the window gctcaagaagtcatattgagagattacaatccccaatgacttacATTAATACGTAGtatcaaaatgcaaaatttcaaaggatATCTTattgcgttcgaccgctatcgtgaaaaCAAGATGGCCTTTTATGAGCTTGAATATAAgtatatattctgaatcgtcatgacaatttaagtcgactttgccatgtccgtccgcctgtgaAAATAAGCATAGCGTTTAGACTAACAAATAAACtcgctttaattttgcatagatacctCCTATCGAtgcaggtcattggggattattatttgggccaaatccgtccaattttagatatagctctcatataaatcgatctctcgattgtacTTTTGCTATTTTGCTCCTTTTGCACAGGGTtacatttttacccgatttggctgaaatataaaGCTTCTCAGAACAACTCCAACATCCCGATTGTCTTTCTAAGtacatagagggcgcaattctaatccgtttgtgttaaaattttgaacagtaagTTCTACTTTTATCTCCGTGCTAAAGTTCAAGTTGgtccataattagatatagctttcatacaaACCGTgctccaaaattgaaaaaatcctcAAAATCCTTCTGTAACTATAAAGTGGATGAACAAAACTGGAAAATTATGGTCGCTTCCAGGAACGGATGCGAAGACACTTGGGCATACTAACGGGTTAATGCACTTTTGCTTGTTATGCTTAGTCTGCCCAACGAGATAAGTTATTATACTAACAAAATCTGTTGTCTCAACTGCAAACGATATTATAGTggcaaattttcgttttttggtttttacattattttactCACCTACtttaatttatattattttattttattttactctcTTCCTAAAAACTCCATCATAAATTCAGCAGCAGATGTTTTCGGCAAACAACATATTTTAACCACttacagtcagcagacagtatttgctattatcagcagaCTATTTTCTATGACTGTGTTTCCAACATCcctgacaagtatggtccaaatcggtctgtaacctgatatagctcccatataaaccgacttcccgattagtcttctattTTGGAGTTTCAGTTTTTGGCTGATTTGACATGAATTGTGTATGCAGAGTATTTATGCCCAggatacatggtggtgggttctcaagaatcggcccggccgaatttagcacctTTTTACCTGTTATAATTCGACCTGTGTCCGTTTAACGTAATTATACTattcaccactactgtgatgaaaatgcaaattttcccatgagcattccgttaaggagcaggggcaaactactgtgatacagtaaggcatagctgtaagcaccacacaggctggaacattgagctccaatttgtgtggtgttcgttgctatcacgagaagcttagctgcgagctaccgggggcgtccacagattgtggatggtggaatgctccatacggaatagctgcaatagcagtcgcggacaatcagcggtatctagggtagagtctcagtgagagatcggatggcaccggctctttcacaaatactgaatgccaatgatgcttgatatgacaaagcgagttaacCAATGGCCGCAcgcggcaatcggtcctttAGACCGAAACGAAAGCTTGCtcgcctacaggagcttgacgaggatcgccacctccacatgaaaatgtggctacaacaacaacagtgtgGTTATTTTAGATTAATGAATTTGTTGGTAACACCCAACCTCACACAATAAATCTATGTTGGAAGGTTAATAAAATGTTCCtagctttatttaaatttaaattcttaCATCAAAGTTACTTCTGTAGTTTGAAATGAAAAAGTTACATGCGACTTACCAGATATTGTTGACATGGTACGATTGTGATTGCCACGCACCAATTCCGATGGTCTTAAActgggctcttcgacaacttccAAGCCGGAATCAGAATCAATGCCGCTATTCTCGAGATGTAGAGTGGATGTTGAACCCCCACGATGACAAGAAGTCAAGGAGCTCGAATATTCGGACGTCATATTGCTTTTGTTGTACAACtgctgtggttgttgttgctgttgatgctgatgttggccatagTGTCCGGCACCACGCAATGGTGGTGGCAAAGGTGGAGGTGGTGGTCCATTTGCTGCCGAtaaggaaaatttcaatgattaaTTGGAAATTCAATAGAATTGCGTACAACTAAAAGGAGCTGTTCTAGTTTTGCTAGCAATACATGGTCCAGTTGGAGTATACAAAAGTAGCCCCACTGTGTTGTGACCTACTTACCTATGTCAGTATTTTGGACTGGCGGTGCGGAAGAAACTCGTTTCAGCAGACGATTATTTTGATTAGAGCCATTTATGTTATTTATATTGTTGCTGTTGCCGTTGTTATTGGAATTGTTGCTGTTTAtgctgttgttgctattgtaCAAATTCTGATTGCTGCTATTGTTTATATTGCCATTGCTGCTACTGTTGTGATTGTTATTGCTGTTGTGTGTAGTGTGGCTATTGTTTGTTACCAACTTACTATGACTGCCATAGTGTCCTCCTTTGTTGTTGTGCTCGAGATTATTTCGTATTACGGCATTCTTATTCGTCTGTTTTGTGCGCTCGACCACATCCTCTGGTGGACATACACTTTCGTAGGTATCACTCTTGATGCCACTGTTCAGTTGATTCTTCAGATTGACATTTTTAGTGCCATAACCGTCTTTGGAACGCACCGAACCATCATATTTGCCATGCAGGCCAATTATCGATTGGGATTTGTTACGATttaagatgttgttgttgtcacgTTTGTTATTGAGATTCTGGAAGAGGGGCAGAAACAAAGAAATTAGGTTAGAAATGGTGCATTGGCATTCGTTTTTAATGGTCTATAAAATGTGCGTCTATGAGAATTACATGgtagaaaatttaagaaaaattggaATCGAGCAGAGCGGACTTTCTTATATTCTATGCCACTTGATGTATATGGAACTAATTTTGCGGTTGGCCGTATAATTATAAATccacagatatcaaaaattggcCTCTTCGAAAAATTGGATCTACAAAATGGGGCACAGCAGAATGACAATGACAAAAAATTGTTGCAACACGTTTATGCCCAACATCATAGGAAAAAGGGTAATCTTAttcattcattccgtttgtaaaggtCCGAAATATCGATCCGCGATATTTTGTTTACCTTGAAATTTGAAGTTGCTCGCGACATGTCCGCCTGTCACAATCACCATAGGGTTCAAACAAATTTAGATATCTGTCACACAAAATACAGCCTCGATTCAACATTAATTAGATGTCGCGCTGTataatcggatcataaatttaacttcttaaagtcctaaaaattttaatttttacccAGTTTTAAACTCACCCCTTTAGAATGGGggtttccgtttgtaacacctcgaaatactgatctgcgattccataaagtatatatatatatacttgattgtcttggcataccaagtcgatctagccatgactgtccgtctgtctgtcgggtCGCAATAGCAGTCGAATGAATAcatttgcatagatacttcttattgatgtaaatccttggggattgcaaatgggtcatattggtttagatttggatatagctcagatAAAAATGGGTATTCGACTTGACTACATGGGCTCCTATTAGaggcacttattatccgatttggctaaaattttgcatgttataTATTTTTGTGACTTGTGGCCAGCATCTTACCAcagtgtagttcaaatcggtctataacctgatatagctaatttttaagtcgatcttccgatttgaaatcTTCAGCCCCTGCaagctgcaattgttatccgattaaaCTTTCAGCGAACAGGTTGGTACGGTTAATGAAGCCGCTAAGATGAACAAGTTTCTCAAAaatcaaaaacccatgtccaagtTGAAACGTTAGtaaattttccacaggatacgcgGGACTCTTGGACACATCGGAatattggaataatgaggttgatcgaaggcttatcacaATGGTAAAGGAAGCCGCGAGGAGCTTCCAATcacttaagtcacccggacctgatggaatatttcaggCATTACTACGAAAGGAGGTCGACTATCTGGCGTCCCattggccactattttcatagCTTGTCTAGATCTTGTATATACTTCTCTAAAACTTGCATATAATTCGaaaacctggcaggaggcaagggtgctatttatacccaagcccggcaaggcaagttatgcgacaccaaaggcgtTCGGACCTATTTGCTTTCAgtcctttttactcaaaaccatggaacatattgtggatacgatgataaagagtaggacatccaccgaactgcttaaataaaaacatcatgcctatgtcaagggaaggtcggtgaagactgccctgcacgaagttgtccataaaacagaagaatcctttgatgacacattggcggtatgcattgacatagaGAGTGTTTTCAGCaacgtgcggaccgacacactgatctaatCCTTGGAGCAGTACCGGCtggacctggtccttagagaGTGGATGAACCATACGCTAAGGAGCAGGTGAATatattgtgggtcccatgacataattatAAGAGAAAAagtggcattttatcgccacctaTGGGCTGGCACCATAAAAAACCTTATACAAATGCTGACTTAGGAGGCATTTTAACCCGtcaaaatggggcttgaatccgaggatagtccactggctctacaggagcgtgattagaccaatactaacatacgactcagtagtttggtgcacTGCGATGggcaaggataatacaacaggtttagaaaacatgttgtcttggcccACTAGGATTCTggacactattctagatatcctacccattgacattcagattaagtgtgaggtagccattgcggctatgagacttaaagcgatgggaaaatgtatagaggataggagcagctcatactatcgcggtgtaatcgaggtgacgataggaaacctggatggaatagaagaggaggtcagtatatcaaggaggtcagtatagcttttgttttcataacgggacacataggactacgagctcacttatgaaaaaatGGTACATCAAGTGATAACATGTATACGGCATGcggggaggatgatgagacgttgaagcttGTCTAATGTCATTGCCCGATTTTcccggctaaaagacaccggcacttaggtggggacactataccagtcatgaaccaacttagggtcaTGGTATgaaaagcaattaaggattttgtaagtagcacggaaatcctaacatagattttcttttttcgagGTTGCTTTATTATTTAGAACGCATAACAAATCGAATACTGACtaaagtgtatgtccatagtggtatggggggATTAATATccccaccctcttttcaacttaaactaacctatccgatttggctgcaatttggcaagtaatgttctattatgacttggAACATCAGTGACAAGATTGGCCTAAATCAGTGTTTggccttatataccgatctcccgatttgacattttaagcccctggaagtcgcaattgtttTCCGAATTGACTGGGATTTTGAACTTAGTGTTctgtttgacttccaacatctgtgccaggTACCACCGTGgcgcatgtccgcatatgaagccgaacgcctgggttcaaattctagCATGAtaataagaaaaatgttcagcggtggttatccccttactaatgctggctacatttgtgaggtatcctgctatgttaaatcttctctacCAAGCGGTGACAATATGAGacacgccgatcggactcggcatagaaaaggaggccccttatcatgaaGCTCAacataaatcggactgcactaattgatatgagagaagaatTTAGTAGTAGCTCTGATATAAACTAGCCTcctgatttgagatcttgagcccccggaagtcGCAGTTGTTGCTcctttatataccgatctcccgattagtttTCTATTGCCCCaagaaactaaaatttttggttgaattggcagaaattttttacgtaTTTTTTGGCTTCTACATTCCTTTGATGCCTGAAGTGcatatttttggtattttaatgaaaaaatgaggtcagaatatattttttgttttttaaggacacttatctgcaaaattaaaaaacaattaaaaaggcattaagtttggccaggccgaactttgaatacccaccacctcaggtatgtATTTTAGACACATTTCGATAAAATCCGGTGACAATTAACCATTTAGGAACCCGTAGCAGCTGCATCAAATTATGGTCTAGGCCGAACCCAGTACGAACGTCGAAGGTCTTAGGCAACTGTTTGTTCAAAAATgcagcaaaatctggtaataaataagccATTTATAGGTGAAAGACaataaattaggagatcggcctatatgacagctatatccaaatatcgtccgatctgaaccatgctcTGTAATGACGACGAAAGGCGTACCACAGCTTTCGGTGCcagatttcagctaaatcgggttttAAATGCCTTAGACCTtacattgggagatcggtctatatggaggctgtatcaagatattttctgatctggaccatattccaTACGCTTGTCGAGGGCCCTAAGATaactcgctgtgtcaaatttcagcagaatcggatgataaatacggttctatgggtcttagaccttaaatcggaatatTGATctgtatggggactatatcaaaatattgtccgaaGAGAACCATATTCGATACAGATATTGAGGGTACTAAAACGACTCACTGTGCCGAGCAACCCCTGTGCagagaaattggataatatacgCGCCTTGTATGGCCCCaagcccttaaatcgggagatcggtatatatagcagctatatccatatattgactgatctgtaccatattcgaCATGAATGTTGAGGGACCTTACAAAACCCCCAGtgccgaatttcaacaaaatcggacaataaatgcctcttttatgggcctaataaaatttatctggagatcggtctatataagagctatatcatgatgtagtccgatatagcccatcttcaagcttaatctgcctatggacaatAAAAAGAatgtgtgtaaagtttcagctcaatgtcttcatttttaaagattgtagcatgTTTACAGCAGACATACATACAGACATAGCTAggtcatcttagaattttacgatctatacatactttataggatcggaaatggatatatcgatgtgttacaaacggaatgacaaaattaatatatcgcCGACCTTCGGTGatgggaaaaaaaaaatatttacacatCGAGATTTGTTCTTTTGCTGCACAATTTTCAGttagaattttcttttataatttgAATAGAAATTGGATTAAATTTAGTTATACCTCCCATATGGGAGAATATGAATCACCAGATGTTCCCTTATACAGCTGAAGCTGAAGTGCATTTATCAATCAATCTTCTCGAAACTATACCCGATTTAGCACCGAAAATCTCCTTTGACTCTCACTACACATAACATCGTAGTTAACCGattagatatggctgctatcTTAAAACTGCCGGATTCTCAGCTGCGCGTACAATATTCTAAAAATGGGTTCGAACTATAGGCCTACGCTTGTGTTGAAGTTTGCTTTGAATGTTAACTATCCGACACAGCAGCAAGAAGCATCTACACAATATTtatgaattgaaaattttcacgtggatataaaaaggaaaagAGTAAAACTTACATGATTGCTATACTGCAAAACAACATCTGTGCTGCGTGTCGATGAAGCGGATGCCGAACGAGAATGTGAGCCACTGTCCCTCGAGCGGGAGCGTCCAATCATATACTTGTGCTGATTCTTGCGCGCATCCTCCCTCACCAAATAGATGTCCTCATAGTCATGATCATGGGAGGAATTTGTATGTGGTTGCTGCTGCGGTTGCTTCTGTGGATtgttgtcattttgtttgttgttcttgTGATTGTTTTGATGAGTCAATAGGTTATTGGCGCCggagttggtgttgttgttgttgttcgaaTTTGCATTATTCGTATTATTGTTGGCCTTGTTGTTCAACACCTGTGTTTGGCTGTAGTTCTTGtgattgttattattgttgttgttgctgctaccACTGCTATTGTGCTGTTGATtatgatgttgttgctgctgttgtgggTGTTGCTGTGGTAGATTGTTGTGACGATTGAAGCTGTGATTACGATGCGGCTGAATCTTGGGAGAACTCAAGCTAGAGGGTATTGAGACGGACTCATCGGAGCCACTACCCGCTCCACTCGAACTGGAATGCACATCTGCCTGTATGGTTAGTGCATTGGAACTGGGCGTCGAGTTGTTGGACGAGTTCTGTTTGGGCTTTTGATGATGATGCTGTCTTTGAGGATTTGAATGTTTGACACTGCTTGAATCGGAATCGAATAGATCGCGTACCCGATTGTAAATCACCTCTTGTGGGTCATGCAGGAAAAATGAATCCCCAGAGAGACTTCCGTTGGGCGAGGGAGGCGTATAGATGCCATTCATGCGCATGGGATTAACATAGAGGCCATCATTGTTGGGCACCAACGACCCGTTGTACAGCTTGTCCGAGGAAGAGCGTGAATGCTGGGATTGGGGAGTGTAAATGGATTCACTTGCCTTGCTGCGTGCGCCCACCGTTGATGGCGGATGCAGATAGAATGGCTCCTGGTCAGAGCTCATGGTCGAAGATGTTTTCGACTTGATGGTGTTGCTGCGACTGGTCTGCTTGCTGCTCATGGAATTGTTGCAACTGCCATGAGAACTGTGACCCATTGCAGAGCCATTACCACCgttttgatgatgatgttgctgctgctgctgtgcaTGACGGCTCGACGATGTTGATTTGCCATGTTTTGCTGCAGCATTCTTTTCTCGTCCATTGTAGTCCACTGATGTTCCATGTTGCACCAGCACGTTCAGACACTTGAGGTGAGCGAATTGTATGTTGAGCATTTCCATGATGATGGTTCAGTTTGGATGGATTGTGCGAAGAAAATCAAATAGAACAAGTTTTTAGTTTATTGATAGCGTTTTGAAAGTAACCAGCTCTCACTTGAATGTGGTTTGAGCTCGAGCTTgtattgaattgaaatgaatgtgCGCATGCGCAACAAGTGCTTTGGCTGTTTTTTAGTTATGACCTACCTCAACTTGTTGATTTTCTGCTGCATCATTTATGGGTGATTTACCATATTTGTCCAGTGATAATTTAGCACCGTGACTAAGAAGCCATCGTACCACTGAAAGATGACCACGTGAGGCTGCAAAGTGTAATGGTGTTGCTCCATCGCCATCGCGTAAGTTGGGATCGACTCCCTGGTCTTGTACCTTTGAGGATATAAGGGGAGAGAAATAGTTTAAGTAAATGGAATTTGCCAACAATTAAGAAATGATGTTTTTCAGTGCTCAACTCGTACTAAATGTTATGACAATTAGGcttaaaaataaatcatatatgaCTATAATAACCAATAAAGAAATTCTCTTTTAGAGGGGATGCATTTCAAATTCCACATACTGAAAAGGGCGGTTAAAGTCTGGCACCCGCTTGGTTGACTTCTTAAATCTTTAGATTTAATTGAAACAGGAAAGTCATGCAAACATATTCTTCTTATATAGGGTAGCCCACGAAATAGTTGTTTAACCTCTCGGTTTTCCTCTAAATAATCAGTTAGTtaaggttatgttgaaaagagagagcggatattaatccgcccatggcactatggacattagggtgatgacttttgttaaaaattggataaaatctTACATTTAAGGTGATTGGATGAAAAAAACTTCTAGCACaatatgattttaaatttttatttcggtattttggggaattttttGAAGTCACTGTAAGCAGTTCCACGTTGTAATTAGAGAGGATGACTCTTAGTGGGAGGTTGTCCTTGTTTCGGCATAAGTAATATAAGTCTTGCATAACTTTGATCGCACGCTAGCAGCCCTGGCTGCTCCGGACAATGTTGATTGGAGATTCATCTGTTTTATAGTGTGTCTTCATGAATTTGAGAGCTTTTTGGTAGTCATTCAGAGCTTCAGATAGTTCTTCAACATTTTCATCGTGAAACAATTGACTACTGAATAAATGATCAGCCCATGAGTAAGAAATGAAAGAACAGCTTTTGGGCAACCTATTCCGGGTTTCAGGCATAAGAATAAACGCAAGAAGAGCTAGAATGGCACGAGAGTTCCAGCTTGTATTGCAGATGTTTGGCAAAGTTCAAACAAACTTCACAAAAGGGAATTCAATTCTCTCAGTCAAGTGACGGAAGACGCGAGTGAAGTGAAAGAGAAATTTCATATCGTCTCTCAAGCCGGCTGTTTCCTTAATCTGAGTTTAACCATTTCTGAAGGCTGCTTTCAATTCATCATGGGGTTGGGATTTCAACGCCCTCAGCGAAAAGCTGGTGGCAGTCCGTTGCTACTCCATGGGACTACAGTTTTGAGCTTGTAACAAGGCGTTTTGCTATTCCTGTTGGATTACGCTTCCATTTTCTCGTTGATGTTGCATTTTAATCCTTCCAAGAACTATCTGTACTGTACACAGACGCATTTGATACGTCTGTGCTACTTTCGGAACAATCAAGTATCGCAGAAACAGTCAAGTTAGGCAGAAACAGTCGCTTCCATTGCACTCTTTCGCTTGGTATTGGCACCAGCTGGTTTTCCACTGGAATAGGCGACGTTCCATTAAGAATTACCACGTTGGATCTTGTTGATGGTGCTTGAaactggggccgaattaccgcatacgtgatcaaATGTGCATTCGTATCGAATGAAACCTCATCTAGTATTTAATGGACGTTATACCACTTTTATAgacattttaataaatttttttttacaaattataaTCGATTGCGATCTTAATTCAAAAATCTTCCTTTAATTTGACAcattcacgtatgcggtaattcggttCCTGGTCTAGGTTCTTTGTCCAGGTTTCCTTTTTCTTCACCGTGTTAAAAGAGTTCTTCTTGAATGACATGTTGTATTGTATTCAATAACTTGAATGTGCAATGCCTTACCGTTATTTAGGTTGGACTGAGCTTTTCGAATGACACAAATCTTTCAATGAACACCTAATTTTACTacgtatttttcaatattttactaACAGGTGCTTATGAATGGGCGAATTTTATTTACGGTGGCTATATATCTGAGTTAGCACGTGTAcgttgcaaatttttcaaaacttccAAATTAATGATGTGGTTTCTGTAACAAAACCATTCCCCATAGGTCGCCAACGGTTAAAACACACATCAATAAAAACTTAACTTCCTTTTCCTTTTTAAATTGAATGAAAACGGAGTGGCATTAATAAAAACCCCAAAGGGCAATTCAGAATAAATTTATAAGAGTTTATTAGTTTCCTTCCACAGTCATATGAATGACATAACCttactaatttttttgtttgttttaaaatcTGAGAATCATGAAAACGTCTATGGTTTATCCAAAGATGATTCCAAATGAGGTGCCTTCACTTAACTGTTAACAAAAACTAAGCATATTAAGCAATTTTTGCgaccaatatataattttttttaataggttATGTGGCTTTTCGCGAAAGTTATTGTACAAGACTTCACATAATTATCTGTTTTGGATTTGCACGATtttaaaaataagaatttaaatttttttccaaaaatataatttcaatGCTTGTGCATGACCTTTTGATCTTTTTTAAtagttaaatgaaaaaaaaaaacgtcattTTAGTCATTAACACGCAAAAGATC includes:
- the LOC106083818 gene encoding putative uncharacterized protein DDB_G0289263 isoform X4, with product MHSHQLDGYNESMHSGSISSNERPNGGALALHYAAARGCLDCVQLLVAASADICANTQMDNDVTPVYLAAQEGHLEVLKFLVLEAGGSLYVRARDGMAPIHAASQMGCLDCVKWMVQDQGVDPNLRDGDGATPLHFAASRGHLSVVRWLLSHGAKLSLDKYGKSPINDAAENQQVECLNVLVQHGTSVDYNGREKNAAAKHGKSTSSSRHAQQQQQHHHQNGGNGSAMGHSSHGSCNNSMSSKQTSRSNTIKSKTSSTMSSDQEPFYLHPPSTVGARSKASESIYTPQSQHSRSSSDKLYNGSLVPNNDGLYVNPMRMNGIYTPPSPNGSLSGDSFFLHDPQEVIYNRVRDLFDSDSSSVKHSNPQRQHHHQKPKQNSSNNSTPSSNALTIQADVHSSSSGAGSGSDESVSIPSSLSSPKIQPHRNHSFNRHNNLPQQHPQQQQQHHNQQHNSSGSSNNNNNNNHKNYSQTQVLNNKANNNTNNANSNNNNNTNSGANNLLTHQNNHKNNKQNDNNPQKQPQQQPHTNSSHDHDYEDIYLVREDARKNQHKYMIGRSRSRDSGSHSRSASASSTRSTDVVLQYSNHNLNNKRDNNNILNRNKSQSIIGLHGKYDGSVRSKDGYGTKNVNLKNQLNSGIKSDTYESVCPPEDVVERTKQTNKNAVIRNNLEHNNKGGHYGSHSKLVTNNSHTTHNSNNNHNSSSNGNINNSSNQNLYNSNNSINSNNSNNNGNSNNINNINGSNQNNRLLKRVSSAPPVQNTDIANGPPPPPLPPPLRGAGHYGQHQHQQQQQPQQLYNKSNMTSEYSSSLTSCHRGGSTSTLHLENSGIDSDSGLEVVEEPSLRPSELVRGNHNRTMSTISANKKAKLLNGASSVQQTTTGNGEISNNNNGGYQLLQNGNGGNYGKTSSHYQHLPHNGSGSGTSGPNNGNSSNYSLQQQQQQQHSQNHHYQQLQQSHIYGSSAEDHYELTQAQYGHTNGSVGCGSSSSRPNGPNLVNKQLVLPFVPPSFPNNSLDGITHLIKPSEYLKSISDKRSCPSSARSTDSEDYMHIQVSNQHPVTFDPPKPPPPPPLPMTPLTQHNTINSSDRNNTVKSISLNTQNPHHQDTTTRKQHQPLSAISIQDLNSVQLRRTDTQKVPKPYQMPARSLSMQCLSSTNDTYLKTDLIAELKISKDIPGIKKMKVEQQMANRFDSEHYSEITKQFTANNYVDQIYLQIPDKDPAGNVIPDWKRQMMAKKAAEKAKKEFEDRMAKEAENRRLSQIPQWKRDLLARREETENKLKAAVYTPKVEENNRVADTWRLKNRAMSIDNISMVSCATEIISSHVNKENGFGANGSQQNGHSDNRSVNGDSPQQNTNESQHQQQPTQQQQQQDDEDNENIIPWRAQLRKTNSRLSLI
- the LOC106083818 gene encoding putative uncharacterized protein DDB_G0289263 isoform X2 translates to MKSYFSTINVKKGLLGRMTTSLASYRRGKTKSKSNSDIRSIAANDLHNGGHIDSDNVGKLRRASSDDLSDLAEIMDDPMDQDDFDVTKETSVTGVRKEQNNRRNMVSANTQMDNDVTPVYLAAQEGHLEVLKFLVLEAGGSLYVRARDGMAPIHAASQMGCLDCVKWMVQDQGVDPNLRDGDGATPLHFAASRGHLSVVRWLLSHGAKLSLDKYGKSPINDAAENQQVECLNVLVQHGTSVDYNGREKNAAAKHGKSTSSSRHAQQQQQHHHQNGGNGSAMGHSSHGSCNNSMSSKQTSRSNTIKSKTSSTMSSDQEPFYLHPPSTVGARSKASESIYTPQSQHSRSSSDKLYNGSLVPNNDGLYVNPMRMNGIYTPPSPNGSLSGDSFFLHDPQEVIYNRVRDLFDSDSSSVKHSNPQRQHHHQKPKQNSSNNSTPSSNALTIQADVHSSSSGAGSGSDESVSIPSSLSSPKIQPHRNHSFNRHNNLPQQHPQQQQQHHNQQHNSSGSSNNNNNNNHKNYSQTQVLNNKANNNTNNANSNNNNNTNSGANNLLTHQNNHKNNKQNDNNPQKQPQQQPHTNSSHDHDYEDIYLVREDARKNQHKYMIGRSRSRDSGSHSRSASASSTRSTDVVLQYSNHNLNNKRDNNNILNRNKSQSIIGLHGKYDGSVRSKDGYGTKNVNLKNQLNSGIKSDTYESVCPPEDVVERTKQTNKNAVIRNNLEHNNKGGHYGSHSKLVTNNSHTTHNSNNNHNSSSNGNINNSSNQNLYNSNNSINSNNSNNNGNSNNINNINGSNQNNRLLKRVSSAPPVQNTDIANGPPPPPLPPPLRGAGHYGQHQHQQQQQPQQLYNKSNMTSEYSSSLTSCHRGGSTSTLHLENSGIDSDSGLEVVEEPSLRPSELVRGNHNRTMSTISANKKAKLLNGASSVQQTTTGNGEISNNNNGGYQLLQNGNGGNYGKTSSHYQHLPHNGSGSGTSGPNNGNSSNYSLQQQQQQQHSQNHHYQQLQQSHIYGSSAEDHYELTQAQYGHTNGSVGCGSSSSRPNGPNLVNKQLVLPFVPPSFPNNSLDGITHLIKPSEYLKSISDKRSCPSSARSTDSEDYMHIQVSNQHPVTFDPPKPPPPPPLPMTPLTQHNTINSSDRNNTVKSISLNTQNPHHQDTTTRKQHQPLSAISIQDLNSVQLRRTDTQKVPKPYQMPARSLSMQCLSSTNDTYLKTDLIAELKISKDIPGIKKMKVEQQMANRFDSEHYSEITKQFTANNYVDQIPDKDPAGNVIPDWKRQMMAKKAAEKAKKEFEDRMAKEAENRRLSQIPQWKRDLLARREETENKLKAAVYTPKVEENNRVADTWRLKNRAMSIDNISMVSCATEIISSHVNKENGFGANGSQQNGHSDNRSVNGDSPQQNTNESQHQQQPTQQQQQQDDEDNENIIPWRAQLRKTNSRLSLI